The following coding sequences lie in one Arthrobacter sp. PGP41 genomic window:
- a CDS encoding AAA family ATPase, protein MLSTSASARIEPAELARAQQVVANIAGSFEAKVVGQARLRESLLVGLLTGGHILLESVPGLAKTTAAQTVAEAVSAEFRRIQCTPDLLPSDIVGTQIYDAAKGTFITQLGPVHANIVLLDEINRSSAKTQSAMLEAMQERQTSIGGQEYRLPSPFLVLATQNPIEQEGTYQLPEAQMDRFMLKDVLDYPSPAEEAEIIRRIDAGVYTAEQAPPAAASLDAVTEVQKLVRRVYMDPAIINYIVGLVFVTRNAGQYIDQRLAGFIEFGASPRASIAFSQAARAVALLNGRDHVIPEDVKTLAHRVLRHRLILNFDAVAEEVRVETVIDAVVAAVQTP, encoded by the coding sequence GTGCTTTCAACTAGCGCGTCCGCAAGAATCGAACCTGCGGAACTGGCGAGGGCGCAGCAGGTTGTGGCGAACATCGCCGGGAGCTTTGAGGCCAAAGTGGTGGGGCAGGCCAGGCTGCGGGAATCGCTGCTGGTTGGCCTGCTGACCGGCGGCCACATCCTCCTGGAAAGCGTCCCCGGGCTTGCCAAGACCACGGCTGCGCAGACGGTGGCGGAAGCCGTCAGCGCAGAGTTCCGCCGGATCCAGTGCACCCCGGACCTGCTGCCCAGTGACATCGTGGGAACCCAAATCTACGACGCCGCCAAAGGAACCTTCATCACCCAGCTGGGACCGGTGCACGCCAACATTGTCCTCCTGGACGAGATCAACCGTTCCAGCGCCAAAACGCAGAGTGCCATGCTCGAGGCAATGCAGGAACGCCAGACCTCCATCGGCGGCCAGGAATACCGTCTGCCCTCGCCTTTCCTTGTCCTGGCCACCCAGAACCCCATCGAGCAGGAGGGCACGTACCAGTTGCCGGAAGCGCAGATGGACCGCTTCATGCTCAAGGACGTGCTGGACTATCCCTCCCCGGCGGAGGAAGCCGAAATCATCCGTCGCATTGATGCCGGGGTGTACACGGCGGAGCAGGCGCCTCCGGCCGCAGCCTCCCTGGATGCCGTCACGGAGGTCCAAAAACTCGTCCGGCGCGTCTACATGGACCCCGCCATCATCAACTACATCGTGGGGCTGGTCTTCGTCACCCGGAACGCCGGGCAGTACATCGACCAGCGGCTGGCCGGGTTCATCGAGTTCGGTGCCAGCCCCAGGGCCAGCATCGCCTTCAGCCAGGCTGCACGGGCCGTTGCCCTGCTGAACGGCAGGGACCATGTCATTCCCGAGGACGTTAAGACGCTGGCGCACCGGGTCCTCCGCCACCGGCTGATCCTGAACTTTGACGCTGTGGCGGAAGAAGTGCGGGTGGAAACTGTGATTGACGCTGTCGTCGCTGCCGTCCAAACCCCCTAG
- a CDS encoding carbohydrate ABC transporter permease: MSAPAKTARALPATTGRRQRRRAGSTPADLVLLLIGAGFLLPLLWLILASLDAEAGHELRIPAEAGADNFAAVLTPELLLRPLWNSVVLSGGTAAVTLVAAVLAAYPLSRYQSRFNRPFMYTVLFGTCLPITAIMVPVYGLFVQFELLDSMPATIFFMATTTLPMAIWMTKNFMDGVPASLEEAAWVDGATRMAALRTIVLPLMRQGLGVVFIFVFIQAWGNFFVPFVLLLSEARQPAAVSIFSFFGQHGAVAYGQLAAFSILYSLPVLALYVIVARGAGGSFALSGAVRG, encoded by the coding sequence ATGAGCGCTCCCGCCAAGACGGCCCGCGCGCTTCCGGCCACCACTGGAAGGCGGCAGCGGCGGCGCGCCGGCAGCACCCCGGCTGACCTGGTGCTGCTCCTGATCGGCGCCGGCTTCCTGCTGCCCCTGCTTTGGCTCATCCTGGCGTCCCTCGATGCCGAAGCCGGACACGAACTAAGGATTCCGGCCGAGGCCGGTGCGGACAATTTCGCCGCAGTCCTGACGCCGGAACTGCTGCTCCGGCCTCTGTGGAACAGCGTGGTGTTATCCGGGGGGACGGCTGCCGTGACCCTGGTTGCAGCCGTCCTGGCCGCCTATCCGCTCTCCCGCTACCAGTCCCGGTTCAACCGGCCGTTCATGTACACCGTCCTCTTCGGAACATGCCTCCCTATCACCGCCATCATGGTTCCGGTGTACGGCCTCTTCGTCCAGTTCGAGCTGCTGGACTCGATGCCCGCCACCATCTTCTTTATGGCCACTACCACGCTGCCCATGGCCATCTGGATGACCAAGAACTTCATGGACGGCGTGCCGGCATCGCTGGAAGAAGCCGCCTGGGTGGACGGTGCGACGCGCATGGCTGCGCTCCGAACCATTGTGCTGCCGCTGATGAGGCAGGGGCTGGGCGTCGTGTTCATCTTCGTGTTCATCCAGGCGTGGGGAAACTTCTTCGTGCCGTTCGTGCTGCTCCTGTCCGAGGCACGGCAGCCCGCCGCGGTGTCCATCTTCAGTTTCTTCGGGCAGCACGGGGCCGTGGCGTACGGCCAGCTGGCCGCGTTCTCCATCCTGTATTCCCTGCCCGTGCTGGCCCTCTACGTGATTGTGGCCAGGGGTGCCGGTGGTTCCTTTGCCCTGTCCGGGGCCGTCCGGGGGTAG
- a CDS encoding carbohydrate ABC transporter permease, whose product MQLPSTGRQLFRYLPVLPAVLLLLVFLAGPVLWAFHASLTNAGLTGRSARNPSWVGLENYGRLLADPVFPLSLFLTVVFVGGSAVLGQNLLGLALAVLMRRARPVVSTAVGTTVVAAWVLPEIVAAFAAYAFFSGDGTLNQLLGSLGLGRPDWLYAFPMVAVTLANVWRGTAFSMLVYRAALNDVPAEVTEAAQMDGAHGWQRLAFITLPMIRGSITTNLMLITLQTLAVFTLVWVMTAGGPANASTTLPVLAYQEAFKFGDIGYGTAVASVLILIGAAFGLVYIRLLRERTP is encoded by the coding sequence TTGCAGCTCCCCTCCACCGGACGGCAACTGTTTCGGTACCTGCCGGTCCTGCCTGCTGTGCTGCTCCTCCTCGTCTTTCTTGCCGGACCCGTGCTTTGGGCGTTCCATGCGTCCCTCACCAACGCCGGCCTGACCGGGCGCAGCGCCCGCAACCCCTCATGGGTGGGGTTGGAGAACTATGGCCGGCTGCTGGCGGACCCGGTGTTTCCCCTCTCCCTTTTCCTCACGGTGGTGTTTGTCGGCGGTTCTGCGGTACTGGGCCAGAACCTGCTGGGCCTCGCACTGGCGGTGCTGATGCGCCGGGCCCGGCCGGTGGTGTCCACGGCCGTTGGCACCACGGTGGTGGCTGCCTGGGTCCTTCCCGAGATCGTGGCTGCCTTTGCCGCCTATGCCTTTTTCAGTGGCGACGGGACGCTGAACCAGCTGTTGGGGAGCCTGGGGCTTGGCCGGCCGGACTGGCTCTACGCCTTTCCCATGGTGGCCGTAACGCTGGCCAACGTGTGGCGGGGGACCGCGTTTTCCATGCTGGTGTACAGGGCGGCCCTGAACGATGTTCCGGCCGAGGTGACAGAGGCGGCCCAGATGGATGGCGCGCACGGCTGGCAGCGGCTCGCCTTCATCACGCTGCCGATGATCCGCGGGAGCATCACCACGAACCTGATGCTCATCACGCTGCAGACACTGGCGGTATTCACGCTGGTGTGGGTGATGACTGCGGGCGGACCGGCCAACGCAAGCACCACGCTCCCTGTCCTGGCGTACCAGGAGGCCTTCAAATTCGGGGACATTGGCTACGGGACAGCGGTGGCCTCGGTGCTCATCCTCATCGGCGCCGCCTTTGGCCTGGTGTACATCCGGCTGCTCCGGGAACGGACTCCATGA
- a CDS encoding extracellular solute-binding protein, which yields MRRQSLKTMSLIASAMIVLTACNPGDPAGASKTLKVAYQKTDSFTALDSMLQAAKQEFEAANQGVKVELQPIQANDDDYGTKLALALRSPSTAPDVFYEDTFKVRSDVDAGYLLKLDSHLEGWADWDTFDDGAKAAGRADDGGTYAVPLGTDTRAIWYNRKVLENAGISLPWKPRSWQDILDTARKIKANDPAVIPFNMYAGKGTGEGTVMQSFYELLYGTGSSLYDEEAGKWVVGSAGFKDSLAFLETLYEEQLAVSPAEALDANVWKKVFGEWFPKAKLGATVEGSYSPSFWQDGGPYEWPGYEQEIGVAPFPTQNGQAPGAVSMSGGWTLALGAGTKEPELAFNFLSTALNKKNSLAFTVESSQIAVRQDVAAEQEYLDANPFVRDVSELVAVTRYRPATADYPRISAAVQEATEAVITGSKSPQEAAAEYDAAVAGIVGGDKTVRK from the coding sequence ATGCGTCGCCAGTCGTTGAAGACCATGTCCCTCATCGCTTCGGCAATGATTGTCCTGACGGCGTGCAACCCGGGTGATCCGGCGGGCGCGTCCAAGACCCTGAAGGTGGCTTACCAGAAGACGGATTCCTTTACCGCCCTGGATAGCATGCTCCAGGCCGCCAAACAGGAGTTCGAGGCGGCGAACCAGGGTGTCAAGGTTGAGCTTCAGCCCATCCAGGCAAACGACGACGACTACGGCACCAAACTGGCGCTTGCCCTCCGGTCGCCGTCCACGGCACCGGACGTTTTTTACGAGGACACCTTCAAGGTCCGCTCCGACGTGGACGCCGGCTACCTCCTGAAGCTGGACAGCCACCTTGAGGGCTGGGCGGACTGGGATACGTTCGACGACGGCGCCAAGGCGGCAGGGCGCGCGGACGACGGCGGGACGTACGCGGTGCCGCTGGGCACGGACACGCGCGCCATCTGGTACAACCGGAAGGTCCTGGAAAACGCCGGGATCAGCCTTCCCTGGAAGCCGCGGAGCTGGCAGGACATCCTGGACACCGCCCGGAAGATCAAGGCCAACGACCCCGCCGTGATCCCGTTCAACATGTACGCCGGCAAGGGCACGGGCGAGGGCACCGTCATGCAAAGCTTCTACGAACTGCTGTACGGGACGGGATCCTCCCTGTACGACGAAGAGGCAGGGAAATGGGTGGTTGGTTCCGCCGGATTCAAGGATTCGCTGGCCTTCCTTGAAACTCTGTATGAGGAGCAACTGGCGGTTTCCCCGGCTGAGGCCCTGGATGCGAATGTCTGGAAAAAAGTCTTCGGTGAATGGTTCCCGAAGGCCAAACTGGGCGCCACGGTGGAAGGCTCCTACTCGCCGTCGTTCTGGCAGGATGGCGGACCCTACGAGTGGCCCGGCTACGAGCAGGAGATCGGAGTGGCCCCTTTCCCCACCCAAAACGGCCAGGCGCCCGGTGCCGTGAGCATGTCCGGCGGCTGGACGCTGGCGCTGGGGGCGGGGACCAAGGAACCGGAACTGGCATTCAACTTCCTCTCAACGGCGCTCAACAAGAAGAATTCACTGGCCTTCACCGTGGAAAGCTCGCAGATTGCCGTCCGGCAGGACGTGGCTGCCGAGCAGGAGTACCTGGATGCCAACCCGTTCGTCAGGGATGTGTCCGAGCTTGTCGCGGTGACCCGATACCGGCCGGCAACCGCTGACTACCCCCGGATTTCGGCGGCCGTACAGGAGGCCACGGAAGCCGTCATCACCGGCAGCAAATCACCCCAGGAGGCGGCCGCGGAGTATGACGCCGCGGTGGCCGGGATCGTGGGCGGCGACAAGACCGTCCGGAAGTAG
- a CDS encoding ROK family protein, with the protein MGDFNLTVILDAIRRASAGLSRVELAQIVGLSPQTISNISRRLLDQNLIVEAGKEGSGPGKPRTILRLNPGGVFALGVHLDPAVTTFVVLDLVGAVVRHSRIKTPGGNDPSAVISTIAEEIAQLVEDSGVDRERIAGLGVAAPGPIDVEHGTVVDPPLLPGWDRVELRSALSEATGYSVLMDKDVTSAAVAETWAGGPSGSGSFVFMYMGTGIGCGIVLNDEVVRGTSGNAGEIGHIVVDPDGPPCDCGLRGCVKSTCIPQVLVAEAEAAGILDGTRPGNSGAEIQQSFSRLCDLADEGNEQALAIIDKSAARVARAASVVTNTLDVERVVFGGPFWSRLAGRYLEKIPALLDANSDTRLIHPIEVVGTGVGEDVGAIGAASLVLEHALAPRAQRLLLES; encoded by the coding sequence ATGGGGGATTTCAACCTCACGGTGATCCTGGACGCCATTAGAAGGGCTTCCGCCGGGCTGAGCCGGGTGGAGCTGGCCCAGATTGTGGGCCTATCGCCGCAGACCATTTCCAACATCTCCCGGCGCCTCCTTGACCAGAACCTCATCGTGGAGGCGGGCAAGGAAGGCAGCGGCCCTGGCAAACCGCGCACCATCCTGCGGCTCAACCCCGGCGGTGTGTTCGCGCTGGGTGTCCATCTCGACCCCGCCGTCACGACCTTCGTGGTCCTGGACCTGGTGGGCGCGGTGGTGCGGCACTCCAGGATCAAAACCCCCGGCGGCAACGATCCGTCGGCGGTCATTTCCACCATCGCCGAGGAAATCGCCCAGTTGGTGGAGGACTCCGGCGTGGACCGGGAGAGGATCGCCGGACTCGGTGTCGCTGCACCGGGCCCCATTGACGTTGAGCACGGAACCGTGGTGGATCCGCCCCTGCTCCCGGGCTGGGACCGGGTGGAACTGCGCAGCGCCCTTTCCGAAGCCACGGGCTACTCCGTCCTGATGGACAAGGACGTCACCAGCGCCGCCGTCGCGGAAACGTGGGCCGGCGGCCCCAGCGGCTCCGGCAGCTTCGTCTTCATGTACATGGGCACCGGCATCGGCTGCGGCATTGTGCTCAATGACGAGGTTGTCCGGGGAACCTCCGGAAACGCCGGCGAGATCGGACACATCGTGGTGGACCCGGACGGACCGCCTTGTGACTGCGGCCTGCGCGGCTGCGTGAAGTCCACCTGCATCCCGCAGGTATTGGTGGCCGAAGCGGAGGCCGCCGGCATCCTGGACGGCACGCGCCCGGGGAACAGCGGCGCGGAGATCCAGCAGAGTTTTTCCCGGCTGTGCGACCTCGCGGATGAGGGAAACGAACAGGCCCTTGCCATCATCGACAAATCCGCAGCCCGGGTGGCGCGTGCAGCGTCGGTGGTCACCAACACGCTCGATGTTGAGCGCGTGGTGTTCGGAGGGCCGTTCTGGAGCCGCCTGGCCGGGCGCTACCTTGAGAAGATTCCGGCCCTGCTCGATGCCAACAGTGACACGCGGCTCATCCATCCCATCGAGGTGGTGGGCACCGGGGTAGGGGAGGACGTCGGAGCCATTGGGGCGGCCTCCCTGGTCCTGGAACATGCGCTGGCGCCCCGGGCCCAGCGGCTCCTCCTGGAGAGTTGA
- a CDS encoding class I SAM-dependent methyltransferase, whose protein sequence is MASNSLGDLFAALRRRPDVEAPNLQAWDATDRLLLEAAEGLVAAGSTVAVIGDRYGALTLGALAALNPGTVRVHQDLITGERALQLNAAGLRGAGLLPDTAAGMPGGSTDGEPGFTQLPLGPELLAGVQAVLLQLPKTLAELDEIAAAAARYAAPDVTLLAGGRVKHMSLGMNAVLERHFSSVRPQLARQKSRVILASGAQGGGEQGSYPVVEHLAELDLDVAAHGAVFAGSKLDIGTRFLLTFLPAMKEARHAVDLGCGTGILAAMYARQHPGARVTATDQSAAAVASAQATAQANGLEGRITVLQDDALSTLAAGSVDLVLLNPPFHVGTGVHAGAGLKMIEAAGRVLAPGGELWTVFNRHLPYLPALERHVGPTAVKGRNPKFTVTLSTRRGDG, encoded by the coding sequence GTGGCATCAAACAGTCTTGGGGACCTCTTTGCGGCACTGCGGCGCAGGCCGGATGTGGAAGCACCCAACCTTCAGGCGTGGGACGCCACGGACCGGCTCCTGCTGGAGGCAGCCGAAGGACTGGTGGCAGCCGGAAGCACAGTGGCTGTCATCGGGGACCGGTACGGTGCCCTGACACTGGGGGCACTCGCCGCGCTCAACCCAGGCACCGTCCGGGTGCACCAGGACCTGATCACCGGGGAGCGCGCCCTGCAACTCAACGCAGCCGGGCTCCGTGGCGCCGGCCTGCTGCCGGACACCGCGGCGGGGATGCCCGGCGGTTCCACGGACGGGGAGCCCGGATTCACCCAGCTGCCGCTTGGCCCGGAACTCCTGGCCGGAGTGCAGGCAGTACTCCTGCAGCTGCCCAAGACGCTGGCCGAGCTGGACGAGATCGCCGCCGCGGCGGCCCGCTACGCGGCACCGGACGTTACGCTCCTGGCAGGCGGGCGGGTCAAGCACATGTCGCTCGGCATGAACGCCGTTCTTGAACGCCACTTCTCTTCCGTCCGGCCGCAGCTCGCCAGGCAGAAGTCCCGCGTTATCCTGGCCAGCGGTGCGCAGGGGGGCGGGGAGCAGGGAAGCTATCCCGTCGTTGAACACCTGGCCGAGCTGGACCTCGACGTCGCCGCCCACGGGGCAGTGTTCGCGGGCTCCAAACTGGACATCGGTACCAGGTTCCTGCTGACGTTCCTTCCGGCCATGAAGGAAGCCCGGCACGCCGTCGACCTGGGCTGCGGCACGGGTATCCTTGCCGCCATGTACGCCCGGCAGCACCCCGGGGCAAGAGTGACCGCCACGGACCAGTCCGCCGCGGCAGTGGCCTCCGCGCAGGCAACGGCACAGGCCAACGGGCTGGAAGGCCGAATCACCGTCCTGCAGGATGACGCCCTCAGCACCCTGGCCGCAGGCAGCGTGGACCTGGTCCTGCTCAACCCGCCGTTCCACGTCGGCACCGGGGTCCATGCCGGCGCAGGCCTGAAGATGATTGAGGCAGCGGGACGGGTCCTCGCGCCCGGGGGCGAGCTGTGGACGGTCTTCAACCGCCACCTGCCCTACCTGCCCGCGCTGGAGCGGCACGTTGGGCCTACCGCCGTCAAAGGCAGGAACCCCAAGTTCACGGTGACGTTGAGTACCCGCCGCGGCGATGGATAA